The Homo sapiens chromosome 20, GRCh38.p14 Primary Assembly sequence CTCAAGAGGCCCTGAAGTCCTCCAGCTGTCAGCGTAGGTACCTGTGAGGCCTTGGAGGTATGGGGACTGTTTTTCAATTGTTGGCAGATAACTGCTGTGGACGGATTAAGTAAATATGAAATTTCAAACATTATCGAGTTCaatcatttgattttaaaatgtataactaATATCGTATACTAGTGTTAAGAAATTTCAATGCTAAATTATAGTCCTCATAATTGAAAAAACAACTTAGTATCctagaaaaaattttttataaatattaaatttgattaattttaaaataataggacTAGTGTTGAAACCtcagtgtttacattttttactGAAGTCTCCTGGGTGCTAATTATCAGAGGAGTGTGGTGCTTTGAGAAAAGCCCTGGGGGGTTGGAATGTTGGAACCCTGGCTCTTAGCAGTTTAACAGTTACACGATTCTCATTTAATCCCTCTGACTctagtgttctcatctgtaaaatgggactaataatcATAGTACCATCCTCATAGGATGCTTGTTAGGGATTAAATGAGAGGAATGCAATAATAATATGATATATGATAATACAGGTTGAACATTCctaatctgaaatccaaaatgctccaaaatttgaaactttcttttgagtgCCAATATGACACTCAAAggaatgctcattggagcattttggatttcgaATTTTCAGATTGGGGTACTCAACTAGTAGGTAttctgcaaatattccaaaatctccCGAAATTTGAAATCCTAAACATTGCCAATCCCAAGCATTTCGGATGAGGGATACTCAGCCTGTCTAACGTGATGATATGTGAGCAGCTGGGCACACAGCAGGCCCTACATAGCAGGAGCTGAAATCTAGTGAAATCTTTCTGTGTATATAAATGAAGCCACAGATTCCTTTTATCTGTTCACCTTTCTCTAAACCAGACTGAGTGAACAGAGCCTCTCACTTCTCACTCTGGCTTGTGATGTGGCAGTGTTAGCAGAGGGGCTTCTCTCCCAGGCTTGCCCTGAGCCTCGGGCTTGTTCTCTTAGCTCTTCCACAGGTGCCAGCGTGCCGTGCAGGCCCTGCCGAGCCGGGCCCGGGCCTGCTCCGAGCAGGAGGGGCGGCTGCTTGGGAACGTGGTGGCCTCGCTGGCGCAGGCCCTGCAGGAACTCTCCACCAGCTTCCGGCACGCACAGTCAGGCTACCTCAAACGTGAGTGCTGCCCGGGCCTAGTGAAGGGATTTTGAGTAAGAAAAgcactttatgttttcttttttgccactattttttcatttagtcCAGTACCTTTCATTGTTAGCTTTTGAACATGCTCATACCTTGTACAGTAAAGGGAAGCCTCCTCCCCATGTGAAACCCTGGCTTGGAATGAAGGCACAGCGTGGGGTACCGaccaaggctgggggagggcacCAAGATAGTTCAGCATCTCAGcaaacaaaatttgttttgtgTCAAGCTGCAAGAATTTGAAAATCAAccaagcacattttaaaaacctgttgTTTTCTGGATGTTGGGGTTTGGGAGAGCTGCTCTTCAATAGGTAAAAAGCAGTTGTTATTACTGAAAGCCACATATTTGCATAACAACCAAAGTGTTTGAGAGCACCTGAGAAAACCTCCCCAGGGTCCTTGAAACACTTCCTCTGCTGGCACCACAGGTTTCACCCAGCAGACCTTTTCTTCCCAAATAGTGCAAAGCCAGATTTCAGCTCTCTTCTCATTCTAATCACCCTGTAAactgggttttttaaaattgccCTTGCAATCAATAAAGTCCCCACATACTCCAAAAAACCTAGTTCTCCCTCCCTCTGACAACTggcatatttgtattttaattttattatttccaaaatttgATTAGGGCCATATGGAATTCATACTAGAGATGCTTCTAGAgagaaatactgattttttaaaatgttttgtaacaGCAGTTAGATTAAATATTTCTGCTTCACTTAGAGATTCTCAGATGGTTGTGTCATTTTTATCTTGGCATCAAGTGAATTGTGCACATTTACACTGTGACTTTTGTCTTGAGTAATCCCAAATGCCTGCATATTGTTGTATGTTTGTAATCCTTtactctccctccacccccattGGAGATAGGCTTCTTTAAAGCGGCTAAGAATATCTCAATTTTGACTGTTGGAGTTTACTCTAGAATTCCCCCTTTTAATGGTAGAACAATACTCAGGATGGTTTACATATTCAAGTAAAATGAATTCCTATCTGTGATAGGCATGAAGAATCGAGAGGAAAGATCCCAGCATTTTTTCGACACATCAGTACCACTAATGGATGATGGAGACGATAACACTCTTTACCATCGGGTACGTGAACGGGCTGCAAAGCTGATTGCTGTGTCTGTGCACCCCATTCTGCATCTTTCACCTCCTAGACCTCGATCTTCTGTGCAGTGTCAGTGGATTGATACAGTTGACTTGTATATTCATCAGGTTGTTTTGCAGCAGGTGGAAGAACAGCCGtactgtttcttcctttccaaaggCCACAGGGAGACCTTGTAATCTGCTTTCCAGAGCCTTTGGGAAAGTGGTCAACACCCTGCCTTCTTAGGAAGAGCCCAGAGAAACAGAGGGCTATCCCGGGGGTTTTGTTTATCTGCCCTTGTGGAGTTGGCAGACGTGGGCTTCTGTCTTCCCTGCTATGGCCTCAGAGCTTTAGATCCTGCTGGTTTAGGGAATTTGAATCTTTCCTGTTAGGGAAAAATGAGTGCTTACTGTGCTTTgtagaaatattttcagaattcattttctttaaattattttcattgtctttaaaTTATATCTAAACAAGTATACCATAGCTTTCCTGAGAGGGAAAACAATCTATCCAACACATTGTGCACTGTCTTGCTAGGGTTTTACAGAGGACCAGTTAGTTCTGGTGGAGCAGAACACACTGATGGTGGAAGAGCGGGAACGAGAGATTCGCCAGATTGTACAGTCCATTTCTGACCTGAATGAAATATTCAGGGACTTAGGGGCGATGATTGTAGAACAGGTACGTGAGCTGGCCTTCCTCGTGAATAGGTTTTCCTGCCATACTATCTGTACCTTCTTTTTCCTGTACtcctttcagggaaaaaaattggagccaattttcccaacatgtgtgtgcacctgtcctttatgtgtgtgtgggtgtgtgtgtgtgtgtgtgtgtgtgtgtgtgtgtgtatattaatattaatcaaatattaaatttgattaattttaaaataataggacTAGTGTTGAAACCtcagtgtttacattttttactGAAGTCTCCTGGGTGCTAATTATCAGAGGAGTGTGGTGCTTTGAGAAAAGCCCTGGGGGGTTGGAATGTTGGAACCCTGGCTCTTAGCAGTTTAACAGTTACATGATTCTCATTTAATCCCTCTGACTctagtgttctcatctgtaaaatgggactaataatcATAGTACCATCCTCATAGGATGCTTGTTAGGGATTAAATGAGAGGAATGCAATAATAATATGATATATGATAATACAGGTTGAACATTCctaatctgaaatccaaaatgctccaaaatttgaaacttttttttgagtgCCAATATGACACTCAAAGGATATATATACATAGCAATCCTAATCAGAAAATATGAAGTTCAAAATGCTCCagaattcaaaactttttgagtgttaACATGATGCCACAGGTGGAAAATCCCTACACAAGACCTCATGTGACAGGttgcagtcaaaactttgttttatgcacAAAACTAGTAAAAAtattgtggccgggcacggtggctcacatctgtaatcccagcactttggggggctgaggcacatggatcacctgaggtcagcagttcgagaccagcgcggtcaacatggtgaaaccccgtctctgctaaaaatacaaaaaaattagctgggcatggtggcaggtgcctgtaacagctactcgggaggttgaggcaggaggatcgcttgaacctgggaggtagaggttgcagtgagccgagattgcaccattgcactccagcctgggcaacaagagtgaaactctgtctcaaaaaatatatatatatatattgtataaaattactttcaagCTATGTATATGAAACATTAATGGTATATGAAACATAAAGGTATAAGAAACAttaatgaattttgtgtttagacttgggtcccatccagAATATCTCATTATgtgtatgcaaatattccaaaatctaaaaaaaaaatcccaaatccaaaacacttctagtCTCAAGcttttcagataagggatactcagcctgtatatgtgtgtatttacaaattatatacatAGGCTACTGTCATTCCCtataagaatattaataaatctttttttgatAAATGAAGTTCTAATATTCTCTTCCCATGCCTCGAGGGTACTCATGTGAGCACCCTACTCTAGAGACCTAGTTGACTCTGACCGAGCTCAGCAATGATTCTGACGCTATAGAAGATTTCCCTTCTAATTTTGGCAGGTTATTGTGTAATGGCAATTGGAACCACTAGCGTTCAAGTAGAATTAAATTGTTGTTCACCGTTAAAATCTGATTAGGGCATTTTATTATCTTGCCAGCAGGGATTTGGGTCCTGATCCCCCTGAAACCAACTGCAGAATGGAGTGTTCAGGCTCTGGAAGATCCAGTTACATTAATTACTCCAGTGGTTCCCAGTGAACTGCTATCTCTTCTAATCCAGCATGTTTCCAATAAAAGCTCTGTTCTTCCTCATAGCCCAGTGTCCCCGTCTTCCAATTTAATTGTTTAAGAGATTAAACAATTAAACATCTTCCCCTTGAgtccaaatttttaattttaggtggTAGACTGGAGTTTACCATTTCCTGCTCTGACCCATAGAGATGTGGATCCACGTTTATAGACGTGATAGTCAATTTGCAGGTCTACTTATGACAGGGGCGAGCTTACCTGGTGTTCTCTGCTTACTTGAATCCAAGTACGTAGGCAGCAAATGGGCGCAGAGCTTCTGTGCTGCTCAGAGCCTCTGTCCACTGGACCATAGATTTCTTAGGGCCCCAGGAAGTCCGAATATGGCATTTCTATGGCAGCTGAAACCAATAAGGAAACCTCAGTCTGTCAGTACTTCTTTCTCGTGAGCTAGATGTGATGGCACTAACCAGCATTCTGCCATCGAGCTCCTGACACTGCTTGAGGGTGAACTCCAGAGCCCTCCGTGTGTACCTGCAGCACACAGGGAAGGAAAACATCATCTTATGGATGATGATGTCTGTAATTTGCATATCTCATTTTTGACGTTCAGTTTTCCCAGTTGCTATTGTTGATTGTCTGTAACTGTCATTTATTACCTAGGGTACAGTCCTTGACAGAATTGACTATAACGTTGAACAGTCCTGTATCAAAACTGAAGATGGTTTGAAACAGCTTCACAAGGTAATATGTCTTTCAAGACTTGGGAATCTTAGgaactattttcaaataatcaagAATTGGTAAGAGGGTTCTTTTCCACCATAACGATCTTCAGCATTCTTGTGTTGTCCACTCTCAATACAGTAGTGTAAAAAGGgattcatcatttcatttaaagcCAATTGTGGGGGCTGTTGCCGTTTTATTGCAGTTAATGATTCCAGGTGTATCTCACACTTAAATCCAAAATTGCTAAGAACTCCTTTTTGTGACAGTAAATTCTAAAGAGATTGGAgttctttcttttagaaaatatttcattcttttctaatgCTTCTTGTTTTAGGAAATCAATTGGGCATTTGCTAAAATATGTGTTGAAAATCTGTCTGCTTGTTGCCGTTGACTTGGGCCTCTCTTGTGATACATTCCTGATGAATTGCTGATGGAGAATCATTCTGCAGAAGATAAAAATCTAATCTTCTCTTTAATTACCACAGCATATCTGTATTACCTTGAGAAAAGAGAAGTTTGTTGAAGTGAGAGTAGTAATTCTTTTATTCTGTGCTAATAAGGTAGCTGTTTCAGGGATGTTTTTAtgatattctcttttaaaaaaatagatggaaaGCATCTTAGGAATCTTATCGGTTATAAGAAACATGCATAAACGGCTGAGACTCTCATATATAATTGGTTAcgtattttctttaaaaggaataTAACAATACTTCACAAATTAAATAATATCCATTTCCTTGTATCTTTGAGACCCAGTGGAGTTTCTAGCCATATAATGAGTGTTTTGCCAATTCACTGTTGGACTACTCTACCATTTTTCTGAAATCAGTCGCTTCCTATACCAGAGATCGCCCCATTTAATAGCAGTATTGGGTTTACAAAAAGTCAGCCCTTGCACTAGTCTAACCAGAAGCCCTGAGCTGTCTTTTCAGGGGGCTTGTTGCCATGTGTAGGTGGATATGAGACTCCAGCCTGTGGTGGGAAGAGAAGTCTGACCTTGTCTATGCAGGGTTTTTTTAAGCATTTAGATTAATTTGGTTGCCAAGCCCTGTCTATTAAAAGTGAAAACTAACTTAAGTTTCTCACTCTGTAATACCCaggttttgatgtgctgctgaattatGCATTGGTTTTGaagtttcttaaataaaaactAGTGAAATATGTTTTGTAATATAACACAGataaaaggaaaagctttctCTGCGGGAGTGAGCAAATCTAGTGGGaactaaaaattttgttttaggtTCTACTTTATAAATCATTTTGAGAGGTTTTACAGTATATTATTTAGTATTGGCTTCCCTGGTGTTCTGGGTTACTTATTAGAAAAGTCAGCGTGCTCCATCTTCCCTCCAGCCACAAGGCTGTAGGCAGCACGCGCGTGCTCGGCAGTCGGCTAGTCTAAGGGTGATTGAGCGTCGGGAGCTGCTCCCCATGACCGGACTCTCGGTGCTGTCCCCGTGCCTGATGTTTCCTCCTGGTGGATGAGGGGCTCCTCCAGGTGGGCGGGCAGGCTCACTTAGGAAACAAGCCCACCGCGGGGGATGGAGCAGGAGAGATTGCCATTCTCGCCAGGGCTGCCTTCCCgctgtctcctcctccctcctgtgCCATAGCAAGGTCTGGAAGAGGCAGCGCATGCTCTCCCTGGACGTGCCTCCCGGCGCCCTCTGAACTCTGCTGTCCTCTGGCTCTCCTTTCTCAGTGCTCTGCGTCTTTCGCCAGCCAGGTGGGGCCCTTTGGCATTTCTCTAGCAGGCATGATGGAGTTCCCGCTCCTGCCGAGCTTCCAGGATGCGGTGTTAAGGTGAAGAGATGTGCAGGGTGCAGCCTCGTCCCCAGATTGAGCTTGGAGGGCTCCTTTGCTGTATCGTTAGCGGCACTGGGAGGACGCGCCTCAGAGGGATCTTTCTGCATATGACATCCATGGGGCAcacgtgtctgtttttatttcaaaggatgagtttttgtttccaaatttaGGGGAGGTCGAAATGGGGCCTCTTCCGGGTGTCTGTTGCCTACCTGCCAGGTACGGTCCTCCAGCCCGTTGTTTCCTTCCGCGGTGAAGGAACTGTGCATTCGCTCCAGGAACACGGACCGGGAACAGGCGACCCGTGCTGCAGGGGCACTTGCCACGGCCTGCAGGAGGAAAAGCCGGGAGAAGCAGGCCCAGCTGCACCCGGAAGCATGAGCTTTCACTTCCCTGTCAGGCTTTGTCTTAGTAGTAGGTTTCCAACAAATCCATTTCCACGTCCAGGGTAAATAAGCAGCACCAGGATCATGGGGCTCTTCCACTCCTGGTGATTGAATTCCGTGGGATTGATTGGAGGGATTACAATCATGTAGCCTGTAGCAGAGACCTCAGTCACTGTGCAGAGAGATCTGGAAGCCTCATTCTGGAAACGAGTGGGACTTGATTTGGGATTTTGGGGAAAATGACGgccttttttccctcctctttttGTAGGCAGAACAGTATCAAAAGAAGAATCGGAAGATGCTTgtgattttaatattatttgtcaTCATCATTGTGCTCATTGTTGTCCTCGTTGGCGTGAAGTCTCGATAAGTGGCATTGGGTTTTCGTGTGTGCCGCGCGTGTGGATCTCCCGGGTGTGAGGGGCTTGGCCTGCGCCCCGCCAGCTGCCCGCAGAGGTGCAGCCTCGAGGAATCTGAGGGCGTCGGGGCAGCGAACCTTTGCATCCACGGACTCCTCCTTCCCTAGTCCTGCTCAAGCGGTCCGGggaatgggtttttgtttttccttcattgtTGAGAATTTAAGGACCTTTGATACTGCTGCACAATAGAGATTGAGTTCTGGGATcagttataatatatattttttttagaaagagaaaatgagctgAGAGTTTACAGGCACTGCAGAAGCTGTTCagtattatatgtgtatatgctaTTTTTTTAGCAGCCATGTCTGAGCAGAATGTTAacataatttttggaaaaattttctttaaaccaTCTGGTTTTTAAGAAATTTGGTACCAAAAATTGATGAGTAGAGGCAAAAATGCCCCTTCatctttctctatatattttcCAGTTGAAAACAAACTAAGAAGTCCTTTAAGAATTTATAATCCGTTCCCCATTAACTTAATTTAGCTTTTCCATCACTGTTAATGATCAGAGTAACAAAGTGTGAAAAATAAGAAACCATCATTGATGTTAATTAACACATTTAGATGGGCCAGTTAAAACAgcttcataagttttaaattaattgtaAATGGAATAttcctcatttaaaatttttgcactGCATTTTCTACTGTAAACCAAAAGAGGTTACTAAGCAAAACCACCTAAATTTAAGTTGGTGATTTAAATGAATCTCACATTAAAAGAAAGCTTGACAGTGTTATGAAAGCCACCAGACTCAGCCAGTGTGTCCCCATGGGTATCCCCAGCCATCCTTGCTCAATCCATTACTTATATACTAACTACATAATGACCTGTTCAAACCAGACTCTATTTAATGAACTGTGAATTTACACAGAGGCCATTTTAAATGGGTCACCCCATTTAGGATTAGTGGATCTCAAATTATTAACCAAACATCACTCcatttcaaagtaaaatattCCACCAGCGATTTGATTTATTGGCTCTTCCATTGCCACTGAGCAATGCCCAGGAAGCAGGCACATTGCCAAGGACTGGGGGCATCTTGACTAGGAAGCTCCTCGTTTGTGTGAGCGTGGGTCAGACCGCCAAAGTAGGACTTCATCGTTTACCTACCTATTATCAATATGGTGCTTGAATATATTCCTATAACTGTAGAACAGTGTGGAAAGTGATGGTAACTTTGAAGTTGTTCATGTTTTATTGGCTTTGTTTTAATTGACACTAGTAGAGTTTTAATGGTCTTTGTGTAAATTTTAATGGCTTTTCCATTGTTTTTGCTTCTCttaaaaagtttaagaagaaTATGACCTCATTAAATGTGCTGTTTTATTTGGACCAGTCACACAAAATGTCTCTCTAGAGTTGACTTTAAAGTTGTTTACAGAAATTTAAACTCAATTCCAGAGATTGAAGTTGTCCAAACAGCTCATGGGCTTAGTGTCCAAACCCCTGCCCAGCCTTCCCTTTCCAAGTTGGTGCCACCTCCAGGTAGCCATTGGTGGTTTTCCTATTACTGATGTGGCTGTGGAATGATAAGGTCCTAGAGGGGCCCTGGCATTTCAGGAAGCGGACCTGGTATTCCCTGACAAACATTGCTTAGGAAAGAGGGCCGGAGAATAAGAAGCCAGCACCTCATCAGTCAGCCCTGCAATGTGAGACTTCCGTAGCTGTTGAGAGTCACTGCAGGTGTTCTTTCATCCCATCTGATTTTAACCCATGGTTGAGACGTTCCAAGTTAGATCTGCTGCTCTTAGGTGTGGGGCTGTCCACATTAGGGAACTTGCCTCAAAAACAGTCCACAGTGGCAATACCGGACTTCTGTTCAAGCTTTTTAAAGTGCTGAGCCTTACAAACCCCTGAAGGAAAGTGACCCTTTAAGAGAGGatcatctttttttatatttattttcaccaAATAGGGTGATGAGGGTTGGTTTTTGTTCCCTCAACCCATTTGGGTAAAATAACGGATCTGATTAGAAACTGTTTTAAGGaggggctgggctcggtggctcacgcctgtaatcccagactttgagaggccaaggcggtcacgaggtcaggagttcgagaccagcctagccaacatggtgaaaccccgtctctacaaaaaatacaaaaattagccgggtgggacacgcctgtaatcccagctactcaagaggctgaggcaggagaatagcttgaacccggga is a genomic window containing:
- the STX16 gene encoding syntaxin-16 isoform d (isoform d is encoded by transcript variant 4), with product MATRRLTDAFLLLRNNSIQNRQLLAEQELDELADDRMALVSGISLDPEAAIGVTKRPPPKWVDGVDEIQYDVGRIKQKMKELASLHDKHLNRPTLDDSSEEEHAIEITTQEITQLFHRCQRAVQALPSRARACSEQEGRLLGNVVASLAQALQELSTSFRHAQSGYLKRMKNREERSQHFFDTSVPLMDDGDDNTLYHRGFTEDQLVLVEQNTLMVEEREREIRQIVQSISDLNEIFRDLGAMIVEQGTVLDRIDYNVEQSCIKTEDGLKQLHKAEQYQKKNRKMLVILILFVIIIVLIVVLVGVKSR
- the STX16 gene encoding syntaxin-16 isoform e (isoform e is encoded by transcript variant 5), whose amino-acid sequence is MALVSGISLDPEAAIGVTKRPPPKWVDGVDEIQYDVGRIKQKMKELASLHDKHLNRPTLDDSSEEEHAIEITTQEITQLFHRCQRAVQALPSRARACSEQEGRLLGNVVASLAQALQELSTSFRHAQSGYLKRMKNREERSQHFFDTSVPLMDDGDDNTLYHRGFTEDQLVLVEQNTLMVEEREREIRQIVQSISDLNEIFRDLGAMIVEQGTVLDRIDYNVEQSCIKTEDGLKQLHKAEQYQKKNRKMLVILILFVIIIVLIVVLVGVKSR
- the STX16 gene encoding syntaxin-16 isoform c (isoform c is encoded by transcript variant 3), whose product is MATRRLTDAFLLLRNNSIQNRQLLAEQVSSHITSSPLHSRSIAALADDRMALVSGISLDPEAAIGVTKRPPPKWVDGVDEIQYDVGRIKQKMKELASLHDKHLNRPTLDDSSEEEHAIEITTQEITQLFHRCQRAVQALPSRARACSEQEGRLLGNVVASLAQALQELSTSFRHAQSGYLKRMKNREERSQHFFDTSVPLMDDGDDNTLYHRGFTEDQLVLVEQNTLMVEEREREIRQIVQSISDLNEIFRDLGAMIVEQGTVLDRIDYNVEQSCIKTEDGLKQLHKAEQYQKKNRKMLVILILFVIIIVLIVVLVGVKSR
- the STX16 gene encoding syntaxin-16 isoform b (isoform b is encoded by transcript variant 2); this encodes MATRRLTDAFLLLRNNSIQNRQLLAEQLADDRMALVSGISLDPEAAIGVTKRPPPKWVDGVDEIQYDVGRIKQKMKELASLHDKHLNRPTLDDSSEEEHAIEITTQEITQLFHRCQRAVQALPSRARACSEQEGRLLGNVVASLAQALQELSTSFRHAQSGYLKRMKNREERSQHFFDTSVPLMDDGDDNTLYHRGFTEDQLVLVEQNTLMVEEREREIRQIVQSISDLNEIFRDLGAMIVEQGTVLDRIDYNVEQSCIKTEDGLKQLHKAEQYQKKNRKMLVILILFVIIIVLIVVLVGVKSR
- the STX16 gene encoding syntaxin-16 isoform a (isoform a is encoded by transcript variant 1), producing MATRRLTDAFLLLRNNSIQNRQLLAEQVSSHITSSPLHSRSIAAELDELADDRMALVSGISLDPEAAIGVTKRPPPKWVDGVDEIQYDVGRIKQKMKELASLHDKHLNRPTLDDSSEEEHAIEITTQEITQLFHRCQRAVQALPSRARACSEQEGRLLGNVVASLAQALQELSTSFRHAQSGYLKRMKNREERSQHFFDTSVPLMDDGDDNTLYHRGFTEDQLVLVEQNTLMVEEREREIRQIVQSISDLNEIFRDLGAMIVEQGTVLDRIDYNVEQSCIKTEDGLKQLHKAEQYQKKNRKMLVILILFVIIIVLIVVLVGVKSR